Proteins encoded in a region of the Salmo trutta chromosome 34, fSalTru1.1, whole genome shotgun sequence genome:
- the sgo1 gene encoding shugoshin 1 isoform X1 — protein sequence MARERGQKKSFQQSLNDIKEKMIEKRNKRLASASAANRGRSKRINRTSAGNVKPIILKNVQINNKALALALQAEKEKVRQGNGIILQMKREQQALFLHLLMLKKRLKDQEAQASNVQTGPTQLLAEPPKPVDTSRRIQSRAALEDPVKDEAPLSPISSEHQFPKGAGQSESDGQVALPKTVGVRRRRVEGRGRRSERVRKGRRSSFYDQNHSAPPEPLIQKETEVVVESLVLNARRGQNHIEEVKMERGNPIGSEEFHQHFTPEPPAKPANQQQQPRSKVKQAHLPRPKLELAARKQERGLKPDRPPLKKPWETSKPRARSKSRDRSATRSRTGVASAAPLNTSLNTSQGFNDTFDFDCEDGVHLTPFKSSGPKDNPRDTPIQEVERGQKQNPKRTLSSSESSSSSSSESEDSPYVPQKRKRRSPQDQAKPTLARKARGRPSKAATDKENGPPSKPELLHVTRMEVCPTPVVLDKQLKEEPERRQSSIWIQPLSVVAMDVALEASFSESEGSPYVPQSRVVRKTQGHPEQAKPTPARRGRPFKAARYKENVPPPKRQLSRVIRVEASPTAGPAEVPETELQLPETPGSVFVDSPGPIAEQGLEGHPEHHRQDKEEALLPVTPGVEEEMMRIGNVLSGFRDSSCESPGIPTCSTPQNHVSHIPKTCRRTGGLSVRTGRSFTLSDVTNLTPAAYRKFSLKSSRLSDRCSTLVPGRKRRSTMTVDYKEPSLHAKLRRGDKFTDTKFLLSPIFKQKPRKSMKTRLSLEKYNESFVGCR from the exons ATGGCGAGGGAACGGGGCCAGAAGAAGTCTTTCCAGCAAAGCTTGAATGACATCAAGGAAAAGATGATTGAGAAGAGGAACAAACGCCTGGCAAGCGCCTCTGCAGCCAACAGGGGACGGTCCAAAAGGATCAACAGAACCAGTG CGGGCAACGTGAAGCCAATTATCCTGAAGAACGTACAGATCAATAACAAAGCCCTGGCTCTGGCCCTGCAGGCCGAGAAAGAAAAGGTGAGGCAGGGCAACGGTATCATCCTACAGATGAAGAGGGAGCAGCAggccctcttcctccacctcctcatgCTCAAGAAGAGGCTCAAAGATCAGGAGGCTCAGGCCAGTAATGTACAG aCTGGACCTACACAGCTCCTTGCTGAACCACCAAAGCCAGTGGACACCTCCAG GAGAATTCAAAGCCGAGCTGCTCTGGAAGATCCTGTGAAGGACGAAGCCCCACTCTCACCCATCAGCTCAG AGCATCAGTTTCCTAAAGGGGCGGGACAAAGCGAAAGTGACGGGCAAGTGGCGTTGCCAAAGACAGTGGGTGTGAGACGTCGCCGGGTGGAAGGCAGAGGGAGGCGATCTGAGCGTGTGCGGAAAGGGCGCCGTTCCTCGTTCTATGATCAGAACCACAGCGCCCCTCCAGAACCTCTCATACAGAAAGAGACTGAGGTCGTAGTGGAGAGCCTGGTTCTAAACGCCAGGAGAGGCCAGAACCACATAGAGGAAGTAAAGATGGAGAGAGGCAATCCGATTGGCTCAGAGGAGTTCCATCAGCACTTCACCCCAGAGCCCCCGGCTAAACCAGCAAATCAACAGCAGCAACCCCGGAGCAAAGTGAAACAGGCCCATCTACCGCGGCCTAAACTCGAACTGGCTGCACGCAAGCAAGAGAGGGGCCTCAAACCGGACCGCCCCCCTCTGAAGAAACCCTGGGAGACCTCTAAACCCAGAGCCCGGTCCAAGAGCCGGGACCGCTCGGCCACACGGTCCAGAACCGGGGTGGCCTCCGCTGCACCTCTCAACACCTCCCTCAACACATCTCAGGGATTCAATGACACTTTTGACTTCGACTGCGAGGACGGGGTACACCTCACCCCCTTCAAGAGTAGCGGACCCAAGGATAACCCCCGAGACACACCCATacaggaggtggagaggggacaGAAACAGAACCCGAAGAGGACTCTGTCATCATCTGAGTCCAGTTCATCTTCGTCTTCTGAGTCAGAAGACAGCCCCTACGTTCCTCAGAAACGGAAGAGACGGAGCCCCCAGGACCAGGCCAAGCCCACCCTCGCTCGTAAAGCCAGAGGTCGACCCTCCAAAGCAGCTACAGACAAGGAGAACGGCCCCCCATCCAAACCAGAGTTGTTACATG TAACCAGAATGGAGGTCTGTCCCACCCCTGTGGTCCTTGACAAACAACTCAAGGAGGAACCAGAAAGGAGACAGAGCTCGATTTGGATACAGCCGTTGTCTGTGGTTGCCATGGATGTTGCCTTGGAGGCCAGCTTTTCTGAGTCAGAGGGTAGTCCCTACGTTCCTCAAAGCCGTGTCGTACGAAAGACACAGGGCCACCCAGAGCAGGCCAAGCCCACCCCTGCTCGCAGGGGACGGCCCTTTAAAGCAGCCAGATACAAGGAGAACGTCCCCCCACCTAAACGACAGTTGTCACGTG TCATCAGAGTAGAGGCCAGTCCCACAGCTGGGCCCGCTGAGGTCCCTGAGACAGAACTCCAACTCCCAGAAACCCCTGGGAGTGTCTTTGTTGACAGTCCTGGTCCAATAGCAGAGCAGGGTCTTGAGGGCCACCCAG AGCACCACAGACAAGATAAAGAGGAGGCTCTGCTTCCCGTCACtccaggagtggaggaggagatgaTGAGGATCGGCAATGTCCTGTCTGGTTTCAGGGACTCCTCCTGTGAGTCTCCTGGGATACCGACCTGCAGCACCCCCCAGAACCACGTCTCGCACATCCCCAAAACATGCAGGAGGACAG GTGGGCTTAGTGTCAGGACTGGGCGGAGCTTTACTCTGAGTGATGTGACCAATCTTACCCCTGCAGCCTATCGGAAGTTCTCTTTAAAGAGCTCCCGCCTTTCAGACCGATGTTCCACCCTTGTCCCCGGCCGCAAGAGGCGGTCCACGATGACAGTGGACTACAAAGAGCCATCGCTGCACGC GAAACTGAGACGTGGAGACAAGTTCACAGACACCaagttcctcctctctcccatcttcAAACAGAAACCCAGGAAGTCCATGAAGACTCGGCTGTCGTTGGAGAAATACAACGAGTCATTTGTGGGATGTCGCTGA
- the sgo1 gene encoding shugoshin 1 isoform X2 produces MARERGQKKSFQQSLNDIKEKMIEKRNKRLASASAANRGRSKRINRTSAGNVKPIILKNVQINNKALALALQAEKEKVRQGNGIILQMKREQQALFLHLLMLKKRLKDQEAQASNVQTGPTQLLAEPPKPVDTSRRIQSRAALEDPVKDEAPLSPISSEHQFPKGAGQSESDGQVALPKTVGVRRRRVEGRGRRSERVRKGRRSSFYDQNHSAPPEPLIQKETEVVVESLVLNARRGQNHIEEVKMERGNPIGSEEFHQHFTPEPPAKPANQQQQPRSKVKQAHLPRPKLELAARKQERGLKPDRPPLKKPWETSKPRARSKSRDRSATRSRTGVASAAPLNTSLNTSQGFNDTFDFDCEDGVHLTPFKSSGPKDNPRDTPIQEVERGQKQNPKRTLSSSESSSSSSSESEDSPYVPQKRKRRSPQDQAKPTLARKARGRPSKAATDKENGPPSKPELLHVTRMEVCPTPVVLDKQLKEEPERRQSSIWIQPLSVVAMDVALEASFSESEGSPYVPQSRVVRKTQGHPEQAKPTPARRGRPFKAARYKENVPPPKRQLSRVIRVEASPTAGPAEVPETELQLPETPGSVFVDSPGPIAEQGLEGHPEHHRQDKEEALLPVTPGVEEEMMRIGNVLSGFRDSSCESPGIPTCSTPQNHVSHIPKTCRRTAYRKFSLKSSRLSDRCSTLVPGRKRRSTMTVDYKEPSLHAKLRRGDKFTDTKFLLSPIFKQKPRKSMKTRLSLEKYNESFVGCR; encoded by the exons ATGGCGAGGGAACGGGGCCAGAAGAAGTCTTTCCAGCAAAGCTTGAATGACATCAAGGAAAAGATGATTGAGAAGAGGAACAAACGCCTGGCAAGCGCCTCTGCAGCCAACAGGGGACGGTCCAAAAGGATCAACAGAACCAGTG CGGGCAACGTGAAGCCAATTATCCTGAAGAACGTACAGATCAATAACAAAGCCCTGGCTCTGGCCCTGCAGGCCGAGAAAGAAAAGGTGAGGCAGGGCAACGGTATCATCCTACAGATGAAGAGGGAGCAGCAggccctcttcctccacctcctcatgCTCAAGAAGAGGCTCAAAGATCAGGAGGCTCAGGCCAGTAATGTACAG aCTGGACCTACACAGCTCCTTGCTGAACCACCAAAGCCAGTGGACACCTCCAG GAGAATTCAAAGCCGAGCTGCTCTGGAAGATCCTGTGAAGGACGAAGCCCCACTCTCACCCATCAGCTCAG AGCATCAGTTTCCTAAAGGGGCGGGACAAAGCGAAAGTGACGGGCAAGTGGCGTTGCCAAAGACAGTGGGTGTGAGACGTCGCCGGGTGGAAGGCAGAGGGAGGCGATCTGAGCGTGTGCGGAAAGGGCGCCGTTCCTCGTTCTATGATCAGAACCACAGCGCCCCTCCAGAACCTCTCATACAGAAAGAGACTGAGGTCGTAGTGGAGAGCCTGGTTCTAAACGCCAGGAGAGGCCAGAACCACATAGAGGAAGTAAAGATGGAGAGAGGCAATCCGATTGGCTCAGAGGAGTTCCATCAGCACTTCACCCCAGAGCCCCCGGCTAAACCAGCAAATCAACAGCAGCAACCCCGGAGCAAAGTGAAACAGGCCCATCTACCGCGGCCTAAACTCGAACTGGCTGCACGCAAGCAAGAGAGGGGCCTCAAACCGGACCGCCCCCCTCTGAAGAAACCCTGGGAGACCTCTAAACCCAGAGCCCGGTCCAAGAGCCGGGACCGCTCGGCCACACGGTCCAGAACCGGGGTGGCCTCCGCTGCACCTCTCAACACCTCCCTCAACACATCTCAGGGATTCAATGACACTTTTGACTTCGACTGCGAGGACGGGGTACACCTCACCCCCTTCAAGAGTAGCGGACCCAAGGATAACCCCCGAGACACACCCATacaggaggtggagaggggacaGAAACAGAACCCGAAGAGGACTCTGTCATCATCTGAGTCCAGTTCATCTTCGTCTTCTGAGTCAGAAGACAGCCCCTACGTTCCTCAGAAACGGAAGAGACGGAGCCCCCAGGACCAGGCCAAGCCCACCCTCGCTCGTAAAGCCAGAGGTCGACCCTCCAAAGCAGCTACAGACAAGGAGAACGGCCCCCCATCCAAACCAGAGTTGTTACATG TAACCAGAATGGAGGTCTGTCCCACCCCTGTGGTCCTTGACAAACAACTCAAGGAGGAACCAGAAAGGAGACAGAGCTCGATTTGGATACAGCCGTTGTCTGTGGTTGCCATGGATGTTGCCTTGGAGGCCAGCTTTTCTGAGTCAGAGGGTAGTCCCTACGTTCCTCAAAGCCGTGTCGTACGAAAGACACAGGGCCACCCAGAGCAGGCCAAGCCCACCCCTGCTCGCAGGGGACGGCCCTTTAAAGCAGCCAGATACAAGGAGAACGTCCCCCCACCTAAACGACAGTTGTCACGTG TCATCAGAGTAGAGGCCAGTCCCACAGCTGGGCCCGCTGAGGTCCCTGAGACAGAACTCCAACTCCCAGAAACCCCTGGGAGTGTCTTTGTTGACAGTCCTGGTCCAATAGCAGAGCAGGGTCTTGAGGGCCACCCAG AGCACCACAGACAAGATAAAGAGGAGGCTCTGCTTCCCGTCACtccaggagtggaggaggagatgaTGAGGATCGGCAATGTCCTGTCTGGTTTCAGGGACTCCTCCTGTGAGTCTCCTGGGATACCGACCTGCAGCACCCCCCAGAACCACGTCTCGCACATCCCCAAAACATGCAGGAGGACAG CCTATCGGAAGTTCTCTTTAAAGAGCTCCCGCCTTTCAGACCGATGTTCCACCCTTGTCCCCGGCCGCAAGAGGCGGTCCACGATGACAGTGGACTACAAAGAGCCATCGCTGCACGC GAAACTGAGACGTGGAGACAAGTTCACAGACACCaagttcctcctctctcccatcttcAAACAGAAACCCAGGAAGTCCATGAAGACTCGGCTGTCGTTGGAGAAATACAACGAGTCATTTGTGGGATGTCGCTGA